The following proteins are encoded in a genomic region of Sorangiineae bacterium MSr12523:
- a CDS encoding ion channel has protein sequence MPWLRRKPLRTDNDIRVENAPRAVAQDLYHAMMAAPWWVALLTIVGMFLALNALFALCYMATHGVANAREGSFVDAFFFSVQTMGTIGYGAMYPVSAIANVLVVAEAVVSLVVTAMATGIVFAKFSQSQSRIFFSNEVAIAPMNGIPTLMFRAGNARNNQIVEATLRVVLVRTERTSEGVTFYRMYDLPLVRERTPALYRSWTAMHSIVPGSMLYGETPASLKASETELMVTLIGTDDTSLQSVHARHRYTDDRIVWGARHADVLREEASGELVLDLSKFHTLLPTEPTEEFPYPIRTT, from the coding sequence ATGCCCTGGTTGCGACGAAAGCCCCTTCGAACCGACAACGACATCCGCGTGGAAAATGCGCCGCGCGCGGTGGCACAGGATCTTTACCATGCCATGATGGCCGCCCCATGGTGGGTGGCCCTGCTCACCATCGTGGGGATGTTTCTCGCGCTGAACGCTCTTTTCGCACTTTGCTACATGGCCACGCACGGCGTGGCCAACGCGCGGGAGGGCTCGTTCGTCGACGCGTTCTTCTTCAGTGTCCAGACCATGGGCACCATCGGCTACGGTGCCATGTATCCCGTATCGGCCATCGCGAATGTCCTCGTGGTGGCGGAGGCGGTGGTCAGTCTCGTCGTGACGGCCATGGCCACGGGCATCGTCTTCGCGAAGTTCTCGCAATCGCAATCGCGCATCTTCTTCTCGAACGAGGTGGCCATTGCGCCGATGAATGGCATACCCACGTTGATGTTTCGCGCCGGCAATGCGCGCAACAACCAGATTGTCGAGGCCACGTTGCGCGTCGTCTTGGTACGCACGGAGCGTACGAGCGAGGGCGTGACCTTCTACCGCATGTACGATCTTCCGCTGGTCCGCGAGCGAACGCCGGCGCTCTACCGTTCGTGGACGGCCATGCACTCCATCGTTCCCGGCAGCATGCTTTACGGCGAGACGCCGGCATCGCTCAAGGCCTCCGAGACCGAGTTGATGGTGACGCTCATTGGGACCGACGATACCTCCCTACAATCGGTGCACGCGCGCCATCGCTACACCGACGACCGAATCGTGTGGGGAGCCCGCCACGCCGACGTACTTCGCGAGGAAGCGTCGGGAGAGCTCGTACTCGATTTGAGCAAGTTCCACACATTGCTCCCCACGGAACCGACCGAGGAATTTCCGTATCCGATACGCACGACGTAG
- a CDS encoding FAD-binding oxidoreductase, with the protein MTKITAHSIAGFDMAVSLSRPGEVGYATATDIWARPSGAPPLAVAHCRTAVHVQLCVRAAREHGLPLSVRGGGHGWTGNALCPGGLVIDLTGMRNMSLEAYGNVLCMGGGTLARDVFRVADRIGRAAVTGSSGAVGMAGLTLGGGYGALIGRHGLALDNLLSAQVVLADGSLVMADDVSNPELFWALRGGGGNFGVVTQMRHRLHALDTVYAGPILYSMAESRQVLRACAEFLDSAPDDLTVQIGLLAGPDGQPVLMIAPTWIGHPADAERQVAPFTLLGKPLAVMLAHRPPGAANSLFDEHTVNGNDVIMGSRLLPRLEAGSIDAFLAAMQARPSPGCAIVTHEFRGAATRVPTHVTAFGLRREHVLVEIVATWERGSDPDSAAALHRAWVSDLSEALAPFALPGGYANVLAESDDPEYIRASYGPNANRLAHAKRTFDPDNVFARAIPLPTVRSGSV; encoded by the coding sequence ATGACCAAGATCACTGCTCATTCCATTGCCGGGTTCGACATGGCGGTCTCTTTGTCCCGCCCCGGTGAGGTCGGTTATGCCACGGCCACCGATATTTGGGCGCGGCCAAGCGGGGCACCGCCGCTGGCCGTTGCCCATTGTCGAACGGCCGTCCATGTGCAGCTTTGCGTACGCGCCGCACGCGAGCACGGTTTACCTCTCTCCGTGCGCGGCGGCGGCCACGGTTGGACGGGCAATGCTCTTTGCCCCGGCGGATTGGTCATCGATTTGACCGGAATGCGCAATATGAGCCTCGAAGCGTACGGCAATGTCCTCTGCATGGGCGGAGGTACCCTCGCGCGCGACGTGTTTCGCGTGGCCGATCGCATCGGGCGCGCGGCGGTAACGGGGTCCTCGGGCGCCGTTGGCATGGCCGGATTGACGCTCGGAGGCGGCTACGGCGCGCTCATTGGCCGTCACGGCCTGGCGCTGGACAACCTGCTCTCGGCCCAAGTCGTCCTGGCCGACGGGAGCCTGGTCATGGCGGACGACGTGAGCAACCCCGAGCTCTTTTGGGCGCTGCGCGGCGGCGGCGGCAACTTCGGCGTGGTGACGCAGATGCGCCATCGGCTGCACGCTTTGGATACCGTCTATGCAGGGCCCATTCTCTATTCGATGGCCGAGTCCAGGCAGGTGCTACGGGCGTGTGCCGAGTTTCTGGACTCGGCCCCCGACGATTTGACCGTGCAGATCGGCTTGCTCGCCGGCCCCGACGGTCAGCCGGTCCTCATGATTGCACCCACATGGATCGGCCATCCGGCGGACGCCGAACGTCAGGTCGCACCGTTCACGCTTCTCGGCAAGCCGCTGGCGGTGATGCTCGCCCATCGGCCACCGGGCGCGGCCAATTCGCTCTTCGACGAGCACACCGTCAATGGCAACGACGTCATCATGGGTTCGCGCTTGTTGCCGCGCCTCGAGGCGGGAAGCATCGACGCCTTTCTTGCCGCGATGCAGGCCCGCCCCTCACCGGGCTGCGCCATCGTAACCCACGAGTTTCGCGGTGCGGCCACGCGGGTCCCCACGCACGTGACGGCCTTCGGTTTGCGCCGCGAACACGTGCTCGTGGAGATCGTTGCCACGTGGGAACGCGGCAGCGACCCCGATTCCGCGGCGGCGCTGCACCGCGCATGGGTGTCGGATCTTTCGGAGGCCTTGGCCCCGTTCGCGTTGCCCGGAGGCTATGCGAACGTGTTGGCTGAAAGCGACGATCCCGAGTACATCCGCGCAAGCTACGGACCGAACGCCAACCGCCTCGCCCACGCCAAACGGACATTCGACCCGGACAACGTCTTCGCGCGCGCGATTCCCTTGCCCACCGTTCGCTCGGGGAGCGTGTAA
- a CDS encoding AraC family transcriptional regulator produces MGSLDIDHSIGGFRVAQADGTPPAVTIDGDPPGKSGIHVRRLRFAGGAHYRGELPQHVFFLQLDTPARLNCQLAGRQMDHVVLAGSATICPAGIDASAESSQGLEVLAITISRERLALAAAQAYRPGANLVECFSIYDVALDGIAQMLASEASFGFGNGPLYWSSVADALVEHIVEQHMTRPAAAIRGMLTPAALLRVTEFIHANINQPLEVETLAGVAAQSRFHFSRVFARSVGVSPHRYVMQLRLQRARDLLRDGRKTLSEVAYATGFVDQSHLTRWSQKIYGVPPGRLRR; encoded by the coding sequence ATGGGTTCGCTCGATATCGACCATTCGATTGGAGGCTTTCGCGTTGCGCAAGCCGATGGCACGCCGCCGGCGGTCACGATCGATGGCGATCCGCCGGGCAAAAGCGGCATCCATGTCCGCCGGTTACGATTCGCGGGGGGTGCGCACTATCGCGGCGAATTGCCACAGCACGTCTTTTTCCTTCAACTCGACACGCCCGCCCGGTTGAATTGCCAACTCGCGGGGCGCCAAATGGACCATGTCGTGCTCGCTGGATCGGCGACGATTTGCCCTGCCGGCATCGATGCCTCCGCCGAGTCGTCGCAGGGTCTCGAGGTGCTCGCGATCACCATTTCGCGTGAGCGCCTCGCCCTCGCGGCGGCCCAAGCCTATCGACCGGGAGCGAATCTCGTCGAATGCTTCTCGATATACGATGTTGCGCTGGATGGTATTGCGCAAATGCTTGCATCCGAGGCATCCTTTGGATTTGGCAATGGGCCACTTTATTGGAGCAGCGTCGCAGACGCCTTAGTCGAACATATCGTGGAGCAGCACATGACACGACCCGCCGCCGCCATTCGGGGCATGTTGACCCCTGCGGCACTCTTACGTGTAACCGAATTCATCCACGCCAACATCAATCAACCCCTCGAGGTGGAGACACTGGCCGGCGTGGCCGCCCAGAGTCGATTCCATTTCTCGCGGGTGTTCGCCCGATCGGTGGGAGTGTCACCTCATCGCTATGTCATGCAGCTTCGCCTGCAGCGCGCGCGCGATCTGCTTCGCGACGGACGAAAGACGCTTTCCGAAGTTGCATATGCAACGGGCTTCGTCGATCAAAGCCACCTTACACGCTGGTCACAAAAGATTTACGGAGTCCCGCCCGGTAGGCTGCGGCGGTAA
- a CDS encoding SDR family oxidoreductase — protein MQLSGKIALVTGGTSGIGAAAVRRLASEGARVIVVGREGPRLRPSGVPIERTEPIAADVTDPDAIARLMSEVKTRHGRLDVLVINAGVATAPPIQELAPASYEALMGVNCKGAVFTFVHALPLLAEGASVIFVGSVAARKGQPGDALYAGSKGFLRAFARNAGTDPDLLQRRIRVNVVTPGPIDTPLSAAATADPQVRAYVERLIPMGRWGKAEEVAEAILFLGSPASSFTTGAEITVDGGMSHA, from the coding sequence ATGCAACTTTCAGGGAAGATCGCCCTCGTCACGGGCGGTACGAGCGGCATTGGTGCGGCCGCGGTAAGGCGCCTTGCCTCCGAGGGGGCCCGCGTCATCGTGGTCGGTCGGGAAGGTCCCCGCCTTCGGCCATCGGGGGTGCCCATCGAACGCACGGAGCCCATCGCCGCCGACGTGACGGATCCCGACGCGATCGCGCGCCTCATGTCCGAGGTGAAAACGCGTCATGGTCGCTTGGATGTACTCGTGATCAATGCCGGCGTGGCCACTGCACCGCCCATCCAGGAGCTCGCTCCTGCATCGTACGAAGCGCTCATGGGCGTCAACTGCAAGGGCGCCGTCTTCACCTTCGTGCACGCACTGCCCCTCCTTGCCGAAGGCGCATCGGTCATCTTCGTCGGCTCGGTGGCCGCGCGAAAAGGGCAACCAGGCGATGCCCTCTACGCGGGCAGCAAAGGCTTTCTGCGTGCGTTCGCCCGCAACGCCGGCACCGATCCCGACTTGCTCCAACGCCGAATCCGCGTGAACGTCGTCACACCAGGCCCGATCGATACGCCCCTTTCCGCCGCCGCCACCGCCGATCCGCAAGTCCGCGCGTATGTCGAAAGACTCATTCCCATGGGCCGCTGGGGCAAGGCCGAGGAAGTGGCCGAGGCGATTTTATTTCTAGGCTCCCCAGCATCGAGCTTCACCACCGGGGCGGAGATCACCGTCGACGGCGGAATGTCTCACGCCTAA
- a CDS encoding TetR family transcriptional regulator — protein MSTSVDKKARRVPAAETRERLLAAARTMFCQAGFDQLGVRELAASAKVDPAIVIRLFGSKEALFSAVAEGAFSLEEPFDGPLDGLGLRIAHFLTGKSDAEPTDGFDGFRFLLHSAASPIAGPILSKALHAGFIAPLAKHLGGRDASTRAALLTGCVLGFVTLRVGLGSPELDGAPAGRVAARLGAVLQACLDVR, from the coding sequence TTGTCAACGAGTGTTGACAAAAAAGCGCGCCGCGTGCCTGCAGCGGAGACACGGGAGCGCCTTCTCGCTGCCGCGCGGACGATGTTTTGCCAGGCGGGATTCGATCAGCTGGGCGTTCGAGAGTTGGCGGCGTCGGCCAAGGTCGACCCGGCCATCGTGATAAGGCTTTTTGGCTCGAAGGAAGCTCTGTTTTCCGCCGTGGCCGAGGGCGCGTTTTCCTTGGAGGAGCCGTTCGACGGGCCGCTCGATGGATTGGGGCTGCGCATCGCGCACTTCCTCACAGGAAAGAGCGACGCAGAGCCGACGGATGGCTTCGACGGGTTTCGCTTTCTGCTGCACTCGGCCGCGAGCCCCATCGCCGGACCCATCTTGTCCAAGGCGCTGCACGCGGGCTTCATTGCTCCTCTTGCGAAGCATTTGGGCGGGCGCGATGCGTCGACGCGTGCGGCGCTCCTCACCGGGTGCGTGCTCGGCTTCGTGACATTGCGCGTGGGACTCGGCTCGCCCGAGTTGGACGGTGCTCCGGCGGGGCGTGTGGCCGCGCGGCTGGGGGCGGTCTTGCAGGCATGCCTCGACGTGCGCTGA
- a CDS encoding LysR family transcriptional regulator, translated as MDVRSLKTVDLNLLVSADVLLRRANLGHAAKELGITQPAASQRLARLRDLFGDPLLVRRGGRMVLTPFAEDLRAPLQRVLAEISVVVHRAPEFDPRTTERRFQIGTTDFAATLLFPPLIARLIEQAPGAAIDARVLDTPRYDVELERGLDLVLGVLPERAGILRRPLLTDGFSCLVRKGHPLAGRRPTLRRFAEFPHVMMSPAGSGPGAVDTALAQHGLTRHVVLRVATFAMASPVIESTSAIMTLPSRLARHYEKRYRLASFPPPLPLHEMIVHAAWSTRSAGDPGLRWLVERLEAAALHI; from the coding sequence ATGGACGTCCGCTCCCTCAAAACCGTGGATCTCAATCTCCTGGTCAGCGCCGACGTGCTCCTCCGTCGGGCAAACCTCGGCCACGCGGCCAAGGAGCTCGGCATCACGCAACCGGCGGCCAGCCAGCGCTTGGCACGCCTGCGCGATCTCTTCGGGGATCCGCTTCTCGTGCGGCGCGGCGGGCGCATGGTTCTCACGCCGTTCGCGGAGGACCTTCGCGCGCCCCTTCAGCGCGTTCTGGCCGAGATCAGCGTGGTCGTCCACCGCGCCCCCGAGTTCGACCCGCGCACCACGGAACGACGCTTTCAGATTGGCACGACGGATTTCGCGGCGACCCTCTTGTTCCCGCCTTTGATCGCGCGCCTGATCGAGCAGGCCCCGGGCGCGGCCATCGATGCGCGCGTGCTCGATACACCGCGCTACGACGTCGAGCTCGAACGCGGCCTCGACCTGGTCCTCGGCGTATTGCCCGAGCGCGCAGGCATTTTACGACGTCCCCTGCTCACCGACGGCTTCTCCTGCTTGGTGCGCAAAGGGCACCCGCTCGCGGGCCGCCGGCCCACGCTCCGGCGCTTTGCCGAGTTCCCCCACGTCATGATGAGCCCCGCAGGCTCGGGCCCGGGCGCGGTCGACACGGCGCTCGCCCAACACGGTCTCACGCGGCACGTCGTCCTGCGCGTTGCCACCTTTGCCATGGCGTCGCCCGTGATCGAAAGCACGTCCGCCATCATGACGCTCCCCTCGCGCCTCGCGCGGCATTACGAAAAGCGGTATCGGCTGGCGTCGTTTCCACCGCCGCTACCCCTTCACGAGATGATCGTGCACGCCGCTTGGAGCACGCGGAGCGCGGGCGATCCCGGCCTGCGCTGGCTCGTCGAGCGGCTCGAGGCGGCCGCGCTGCACATCTGA
- a CDS encoding LysR substrate-binding domain-containing protein, whose product MIPEEIGLDLLRTYVAVCRQGSLSKVAAQTGRTQSALSMQMRRLESLLDRPLFRRTGRGVVPTPEGEVFLGYATRILALSDEALSRLQRGAVRGGVRIGLAEEVATAALPAALGRLHRAYPDIHLDVVVEHSVALGRIWAEDGLDLMIGPTSVVVADALITWNVELQWTCAIDYDLDPERPLDLAAFAAPCLWRRRMLDALTAIGREHRVTFTSQSITALQAAVENGLGVGLLPPDSLRAGAVRTLETEPGVPEPLTVQYGLYAQDRRTPVMDAVIGVLRDEFQAAR is encoded by the coding sequence ATGATACCTGAGGAAATCGGCCTCGACCTTCTTCGCACCTACGTGGCCGTCTGCCGCCAAGGAAGCCTGAGCAAGGTCGCCGCACAGACCGGCCGCACCCAATCTGCGCTGAGCATGCAGATGCGCCGGCTGGAAAGCCTGCTCGATCGCCCCTTATTTCGGCGCACCGGCCGCGGCGTCGTACCAACCCCGGAGGGGGAAGTCTTCCTGGGGTACGCAACCCGCATTCTTGCTTTGAGCGACGAAGCCCTTTCACGTCTCCAGCGCGGGGCGGTCCGTGGCGGCGTACGCATTGGGCTCGCCGAGGAAGTGGCCACCGCAGCACTCCCCGCCGCGCTCGGGCGGCTTCATCGCGCGTATCCCGACATTCACCTGGACGTCGTGGTCGAACACAGCGTCGCCCTGGGACGCATTTGGGCCGAGGATGGACTCGATCTCATGATCGGCCCGACCTCCGTCGTCGTGGCCGATGCCCTCATCACGTGGAACGTCGAGCTCCAATGGACATGCGCCATCGACTACGACCTCGATCCTGAACGCCCGCTCGATCTCGCCGCCTTCGCCGCCCCCTGCCTCTGGCGCCGCCGCATGCTCGACGCCCTGACCGCCATCGGTCGAGAACACCGAGTCACCTTCACGAGCCAGAGCATCACGGCCCTGCAGGCTGCCGTCGAAAACGGCCTGGGCGTCGGATTGCTCCCACCCGACTCGCTTCGTGCGGGGGCGGTGCGCACGCTCGAAACGGAGCCCGGCGTGCCAGAGCCCCTCACGGTCCAATATGGCCTCTACGCCCAGGATCGACGAACGCCCGTGATGGACGCCGTCATCGGCGTCCTTCGCGACGAATTTCAAGCGGCCCGCTAA
- a CDS encoding quinone oxidoreductase, with amino-acid sequence MKGIRVHRHGGPDVLAYEDVEVGAPGPGEVRVRNHAIGVNFVDVYFRTGEYAPPRLPFTPGNEGAGEVVEVGAGVTDFAPGDRVAYVETLGSYAEERIVPAHFLVHLPAAIDFETGAAMMLKGLTAQYLLRRTFGVEAGHTVLVHAAAGGVGLIVTQWAKHLGARVIATVGSPEKAELVRRNGADHVIEYSTENFVERVKEITNGEGAHVVYDGIGKATFPASLDALRPLGTFVSFGSASGPIEPFDITLLAKKGSLFATWPILFTHLARREDVLAMSEDLFRVVSSGAVKIAVHGRVPLSQVAEAHRRLEARKSTGATVLLP; translated from the coding sequence GTGAAGGGTATTCGTGTTCACCGCCATGGCGGGCCCGATGTGCTCGCCTATGAAGATGTCGAGGTGGGCGCGCCCGGGCCCGGGGAGGTCCGCGTTCGCAACCATGCGATCGGGGTGAACTTCGTCGATGTCTACTTTCGCACCGGCGAGTACGCTCCACCGCGTTTGCCGTTCACCCCAGGAAACGAGGGCGCCGGTGAGGTGGTGGAGGTTGGCGCAGGTGTGACCGATTTCGCGCCCGGCGACCGCGTGGCCTATGTGGAGACGCTCGGCTCCTATGCGGAGGAGCGCATCGTGCCGGCGCACTTTCTCGTGCATTTGCCGGCTGCCATCGACTTCGAGACCGGTGCCGCGATGATGCTCAAAGGCCTGACGGCGCAATACCTCTTACGGCGCACGTTCGGCGTCGAAGCGGGGCACACCGTCTTGGTGCACGCTGCGGCGGGTGGCGTGGGGCTCATCGTCACCCAATGGGCGAAGCACCTCGGCGCGAGGGTGATTGCAACGGTGGGATCGCCCGAGAAGGCCGAACTCGTGCGCCGGAACGGTGCCGATCATGTCATCGAATACAGCACGGAAAACTTCGTCGAGCGCGTCAAGGAGATCACGAACGGGGAGGGGGCCCACGTCGTCTACGACGGAATCGGAAAAGCGACCTTTCCGGCCTCCCTGGATGCCTTGCGGCCTCTCGGAACCTTCGTCAGCTTTGGTTCGGCGTCGGGGCCGATTGAACCGTTCGACATCACGCTTTTGGCGAAGAAAGGGTCGCTCTTTGCGACCTGGCCGATTCTCTTCACGCACCTCGCGCGCCGTGAGGACGTCCTCGCCATGAGCGAAGATCTCTTTCGCGTCGTATCGAGCGGCGCCGTGAAGATTGCCGTCCACGGTCGCGTGCCCCTGTCCCAGGTTGCCGAAGCGCACCGTCGGCTCGAAGCCCGAAAGAGTACGGGCGCAACGGTATTGCTCCCATAG
- a CDS encoding polysaccharide lyase family 7 protein → MKSLSTLTAMGVLSCLGGAACASPAKDAETEQPGESTATLERHVAPGGNFDLSVWELQEPVGPPGHPTTIASARLRGPNGFQDRYFYTDSNDDGSMTFWTPENGSTTANSDHARSELREMNANGSPANWNPFSGNHTLSATVKVSKVPYKVCVGQIHLGTGTPPSSKPLLELYYYSSGEITVGIQRSPTDGQYTDNLGHADVGSPWNYEIGLSGRTISITVDGRSKHYTMASSFDHEGMYFKAGNYIQSSGGSSSVGSLVHFYKLRISHH, encoded by the coding sequence ATGAAGTCCCTCTCCACGCTCACCGCGATGGGTGTCCTCTCTTGCCTCGGGGGCGCCGCATGTGCGTCCCCTGCGAAAGATGCGGAAACCGAACAACCGGGTGAGTCGACGGCCACGCTCGAGCGCCATGTGGCCCCAGGTGGGAACTTCGATCTTTCGGTTTGGGAATTACAGGAACCGGTCGGCCCGCCTGGGCATCCGACGACGATTGCGTCCGCACGGCTCCGCGGTCCGAACGGATTCCAAGACAGATATTTCTATACGGACTCGAACGACGACGGATCGATGACCTTCTGGACTCCGGAGAATGGCTCCACCACGGCCAACTCGGACCACGCTCGCTCCGAGCTTCGGGAGATGAACGCCAATGGCTCGCCTGCCAATTGGAATCCTTTTTCGGGGAACCATACCCTGAGCGCGACGGTCAAGGTCTCCAAGGTGCCCTACAAGGTATGCGTCGGCCAGATTCACTTGGGGACGGGGACCCCGCCTTCGAGCAAGCCGCTGCTCGAGCTCTATTATTACAGCAGCGGAGAGATCACCGTGGGCATCCAGCGCTCGCCCACCGATGGCCAATACACGGACAATCTCGGCCACGCCGACGTCGGCTCCCCATGGAACTACGAGATCGGCCTTTCCGGACGAACCATCTCCATCACCGTCGATGGCCGATCGAAGCACTACACGATGGCTTCTTCGTTCGACCACGAAGGTATGTACTTCAAGGCCGGCAATTACATCCAATCGTCCGGGGGCAGCTCCAGCGTCGGCTCATTGGTGCATTTTTACAAGTTGAGAATCAGTCACCATTGA